TCTTCTGAGTTTTTACTTATACTGGATGATTCCAAAGAATCATCTTCTCTTAATTCTCTACTAGCagattttttctctttcctaaGGGGCCATCGGAGTAGAAACTTCAGGCGCCTTGCAGCATAATTTACAGAACCCACTTTCTTACTGTCCGAGGAGTTGGTTGACTCAACCTGACTTATTTCACCTGAGCATGCACTCAAATCCATGCTTGCCTGATCACAACTGGCATCAAACGCAATATCAATACCTGTGTACAAGAATATCTCTGCATCAGGGATTCTAAAAGAAGTTCCAGGACTGATCCCAATACCCTGCATTTTTAGATGGGATACAAGGGCACTTCTTGCCTTATGATCCTGACAATTGGAGATCCCTCCAGCTGAAATCAACTGCTTGATTATAATTTCAGAAGACGCTGATCGTGGTCGTTGCTTGAGAATATCCAGAGGGGTCATCCCATCAGCATCACGGATGTTCAAATTGATTGATGGGACAGTCATGAGGAGTTCCACTAGACTACCTTGAATGTTCTCAATTACTGCCATGTGAAGAGCAGTTCTTCCATCATTGTTCCTTACATTGATGATTTCATTCATGTTGGCAATGTTACCACATACTAACTGCTTCATGAGCTCAATCTGCCAGTCTAGTCTTCGGAAACTGGGGGTTCGGAAACCAGCCACTGCCATATGAAGAAAAGTATCACcgtaattgttttttaaaaaggcTAATGAGGGAGATGAAAGAATCAGGAAGTCCACCACAGCTAAGTAGCCCCTGTAAGCAGCCACATGTAATGCTGTATTCCCTTGATTATCTGTGGAGGTGATGATATCAAAGGAAGCTACTAGATCCTTTACTACCTGCATTAATTTAATGGTCAATGTAGCAATGAAGTAACAGTTTTCATAAATGTGAAGAATGCTGCGACAAAAATGGTTCCTGCAATGGTATCAAATGATGATGCAGAATCTTGCATTATATGGCATGATAAAGTGTTCTGGTGCTGGCCATTAACAAAAGAGACAATGCAGTCACAACTTCAGGTTTTGACTAGGACTCAAAACAGAAAACTTTTCACACAAAATTTTTGAGCACATAAATTCCATGCCGGCTAATGACAGTAATAATGGCATCTCACATGCAATGAATATATAGAAGAATTCAATCATATActcaatttcttattctttttctttccaattttagAATCAAGAAAATTGGTTTATGAGAAATGTCTAAACAAAGGATAGTATGTGTAAGATATAAGTAAAACGAGGATGGCAACATTTGAACAATTTTCCAAATTattatacaaaaattttaatttatcttgAAGGAAGCTGCTTTATTAAAAGCTTGGTGACataaagggaaagaaaataagaagcTGATGAGACTCTTTGAAGCCAAAAGAACACAAGATATAGAGCTTCAAAACCTAACGTTCTGGTCATACTTCATGAAAACGTATTACCATAGTAGAAACGTGACAAATAACAAAAGCACACTGCATAAAAAGTACAAGCTACTCCATTTGACAGCAGGAAATTACAGTAATTTAATAACTCAAATTTGCATATTTTCTCATAAgcattagttattattagtaaaTCATGTCACAAACTTCAAGAATACCACATTTGCCAATTAACATCTTCAATAATATGTGAATCAAATTTGACCTAGCTAGCTTAGTTCTATGGATAATTTACATAGAAGCTATTGTGATTGATGGCATTGCATATGGGATATTGTTCCAAGTGTATGTCACCTAGGATTGGATGACAGTATGCATGTGCTAGTTAAGCCCATCTAAACCCCATACCTAAAATACAATTATTGAATTTCCAGCACGTATATGAGGTATCCGAGATGGACCAGTATGttataaaatgtaatttagaTACAAGCTATATGGATCTACTTTCTATCTTCCCATGATCAGCTGCATATAAATTGACAACTGCATCAGTTCTTGGCCCACAAAAGACACATTCTTGTCACCTCAGATCTCTGAGTTTTGAGCTGTATATGCAATAacataaattttgcatttttcagaaaaaagaaaaaagaaaaaaagaaaaaaagaagaggtaTTTCATTCAAATAGAGGTTCCCACAAGGCAATAACAATGTGGGGACCAAGAAGATAGCCATAATTATGTGCCTggatcttttatttatttagatattGACTACGTTCCTACAGTTTTAGTCAATCACCACCTACCCTGTCCGGTTCATACCACTTTCGTTACCGACATGTGAACAAGTAAACATTTTAAGCACCAAAGCCAATCCATGGCTCTATTAAAGAACTAGATACAAATTATAATAACCTTAATAACCACAAACATAATAATCTTAAAGTCTGCAAAGTTAGACAAATTATTAGAAACAACTAAGTGCTTGCAACCATACAAAATAGCACTAAAACAACAAGAATGCAGGGATCAATGGCTAAATCACCTGATAAGTAAATTACATAAGAATTCTCACCTCAACCTGTCCTCTGCCAGAGGCTGTATGCAAGATTGTACATCCCTGAGCATCCCTATAAGCTAAAATATCACCACAATCAGCAAGAAGCACCCTTAACATCTCCAAATTCCCTCCTCTAGCCACAGCATGAACAGCTCGGTTCATCATTTCCCACCTAAAGTCTGGATTAATTGTACCCAATTGCTCCTCCAATTCACCTCCACTGCTAAATCCACACCTTGGTGAGAGAGCAAAATCAAGCAAGAGTCTAAATACCTCAGAATTCTTACTTCTGGCTGCAGCATACAAAATATCAGTAACACCATACTCTCCTTCTCCAAACACAAGAAGAGGGTCTCTCTCTATCAATTCCTTAACAAAATCCACATCCCCAGCTGAGGCAGCAGTGTATAGAAGCCAACCACCATAGCCAGCTCTAATGAGAGAATTGTGACCCCTCTTTGTTTCACGCTCATGGAGGAGTTTCCTAGCAACCTGAGAGCGACATTTAGCAACATCATCAAACTGAGCTTCATCGTCCCACACGGTTTCAAGGCGGCGAATTCGACGAAGGGAAGTGAGCTTAATGAGGAGATTGGTGTCAAGGTGAAGAAGCTCCCTGACCAAATCATAGAGGCCATTGGCAGCTGCCCAATCAATAGGTGAAGCATACCACCATTGATCTCCAGTGCTCTCCCACCTCAGAGGAAAATATGAAGGTGGCATTTTGACTATGAAACCAGCTTTTCACAGCTATTTAGTCCGAACCCAATTCAATTAAGAACAAAAGGGTCACTTAGAGCTTAGAAAGTGAAGGTGAAAAAACGCAAAGAAACTGATTTTTTCAAATGGGAAAGTTTTGAAAAAGCTAAAACTATGAGGAATCCTGGAAAAATAAGCAAAAGTAGAACCTTTGACACAGAATACTCGGACAACTGAAAGCAACAAAGAGCAAAAACAATTATACTTTATAGAGTGATAGATTG
This genomic stretch from Quercus lobata isolate SW786 chromosome 3, ValleyOak3.0 Primary Assembly, whole genome shotgun sequence harbors:
- the LOC115982306 gene encoding uncharacterized protein LOC115982306, which gives rise to MPPSYFPLRWESTGDQWWYASPIDWAAANGLYDLVRELLHLDTNLLIKLTSLRRIRRLETVWDDEAQFDDVAKCRSQVARKLLHERETKRGHNSLIRAGYGGWLLYTAASAGDVDFVKELIERDPLLVFGEGEYGVTDILYAAARSKNSEVFRLLLDFALSPRCGFSSGGELEEQLGTINPDFRWEMMNRAVHAVARGGNLEMLRVLLADCGDILAYRDAQGCTILHTASGRGQVEVVKDLVASFDIITSTDNQGNTALHVAAYRGYLAVVDFLILSSPSLAFLKNNYGDTFLHMAVAGFRTPSFRRLDWQIELMKQLVCGNIANMNEIINVRNNDGRTALHMAVIENIQGSLVELLMTVPSINLNIRDADGMTPLDILKQRPRSASSEIIIKQLISAGGISNCQDHKARSALVSHLKMQGIGISPGTSFRIPDAEIFLYTGIDIAFDASCDQASMDLSACSGEISQVESTNSSDSKKVGSVNYAARRLKFLLRWPLRKEKKSASRELREDDSLESSSISKNSEEGLIPLRQKYSRMSYFPNNKRTVSLRSDLPSPSTKKKFSAGLMHGVIKANPHLAVLAQSPSSPSPRSSVSSFDSIDKHKDIDIARPSCSTVSFNGKAPQMNYRQNSLNKKLMNQYFCFGTQAVAVKDSVDHVQPNQSYKLSSLVA